CTGAGCAGCGCGGCGGCCGTGCACCTCGAGCCGCTGGCCCTTTACTCCACCAAGCACGCTCGCCTCGAGGACCTGCCCGAGGCAGCGCAGGTGACGATCCCGGCCGACCCGACCAACGGGAGCCGGGCCCTCCAGCTCCTGGCCCAGCACGGGCTCTTGCGCCTCCGCGAGGGGGTGGGGGTCGCCGCGACCGTGAAGGACGTGCTCGACAGCCCGCGCAAGCTCGCGCTGCGCGAGATCGACGCCGAGCAGCAGCCGCGCACGCTGGCGGACGTCGACGCCGCCGTCATCAACGGCAACTACTTCCTCGAGGCGCAGAAGAACCTGAAGCTGGACGCGAAGGTGCTCGCCCGCGAGTCCGCCAAGGGCAACCCGTACGCGAACGTGCTGCCGGTGCGGAAGGGCGATGAGACGCGGCCCGAGGTGCAGGCGTTGATCAAGGCGCTGCACTCCGACGACGTGCGGCGCTTCATCGAGTCCCACTACGGCGGCGCGGTGGTGCCGGCGTTCTGAGGTGGGCGCGCGCCGGCCGACGCTCCAGGGCGAGCGCTACCGGCTACCGGTCGGGCCGGGCGCGCGCCTTGCGCCGGTAGGCGCCCGGGGTCTCGCCCATGTGGCGCCTGAAGGCCTTCACGAACGCGCCGTCGGTGGCGTACCCCACGGCGCCCGCCACCGACGCCATGCTCGCGGCCTCGTCGGCGAGCATCTCGGCGGCGCGGTGCATGCGCCAGCGCGTCAGGTACTCGAGCGGAGCGACGCCGAGCGCCCCCTTGAAGCGTGCGGCGAAGGCCGAGCGCGACACGCCCGCGGCGCGCGCGAGCGCCTCGACCGTCCACGGGTCGGCGGGCCGCTCGTGCATCCGCTGCAAGGCGACGCCGAGGGAGGGGTCCCAGAGCGCTCGAAGCCAGCCCGGTTGCTCGCACGTGACGCCCGCGACATGGGTGCGCAGCGCCTGCACGAACAGCACGTCGGCCAGG
The DNA window shown above is from Sorangium aterium and carries:
- a CDS encoding MetQ/NlpA family ABC transporter substrate-binding protein, with product MKGTPAIVVSALLLSVTALLSSCGKPDEPAGAGGSRTLKVGATPVPHAEILRAAAPLAEREGVKIEVVEFTDYIQPNIALSDGQLGANYFQHVPYLERFSADRRLSLSSAAAVHLEPLALYSTKHARLEDLPEAAQVTIPADPTNGSRALQLLAQHGLLRLREGVGVAATVKDVLDSPRKLALREIDAEQQPRTLADVDAAVINGNYFLEAQKNLKLDAKVLARESAKGNPYANVLPVRKGDETRPEVQALIKALHSDDVRRFIESHYGGAVVPAF